The following are from one region of the Paenibacillus sp. JZ16 genome:
- a CDS encoding DUF1450 domain-containing protein, which yields MANDIRVCEKCRHTKLKTMIPKIKKMVPDADIKIGCKSYCGPCGKRAFMYINGRYVSAPTEDEVLAKALPFVK from the coding sequence ATGGCTAATGATATTCGCGTCTGCGAGAAGTGCAGACATACGAAGTTAAAGACAATGATCCCGAAAATTAAGAAAATGGTACCGGATGCCGACATTAAGATCGGCTGCAAATCCTATTGCGGTCCTTGCGGCAAACGCGCCTTCATGTATATCAATGGCCGTTATGTCAGCGCGCCTACAGAGGATGAAGTGCTGGCAAAGGCGCTGCCGTTTGTGAAATAA
- the racE gene encoding glutamate racemase: MQQAIAILDSGVGGLTVAKEVMRQLPREKIIYFGDTARAPYGPRTPEEVRLFTEQIVDYLIQYDPKMIVIACNTATAAALDYISSKVPVPVIGVIHPGARAAISATKTGNVGVIGTVGTIGSGAYTAALKQLSPYVEVESQACPELVPLVEHGLFRSKDALQVVQESLRGIKDTSIDCLILGCTHYPFLMNTIQTVMGPSVKLISSADETAREVSTILYDKGQLASSMESPVHQFFCTGDPVIFQSIATEWLGDHIKRTPVVWQITRL, encoded by the coding sequence GTGCAGCAAGCAATCGCAATACTAGACTCGGGTGTCGGCGGGCTGACTGTCGCTAAAGAAGTGATGAGACAGCTCCCGAGAGAGAAAATTATTTACTTCGGAGATACAGCCCGCGCACCCTACGGACCCCGTACGCCGGAAGAAGTCCGTTTATTTACGGAGCAAATTGTAGATTATTTAATTCAGTATGATCCTAAAATGATTGTGATCGCCTGTAATACGGCTACGGCGGCGGCGCTTGATTATATTTCGTCCAAAGTTCCTGTACCCGTCATCGGTGTCATTCACCCAGGGGCGCGTGCCGCCATAAGCGCAACGAAGACCGGTAACGTCGGCGTGATCGGTACAGTCGGAACCATTGGCAGCGGAGCATACACAGCGGCTCTGAAACAGCTCTCGCCTTACGTCGAGGTAGAAAGCCAAGCCTGTCCCGAACTGGTGCCGCTCGTCGAACACGGATTGTTCCGATCCAAGGATGCTTTACAGGTGGTACAAGAATCCTTGAGGGGCATCAAGGATACCTCCATTGATTGTCTGATCCTGGGGTGTACTCACTATCCGTTCCTGATGAATACGATCCAAACGGTCATGGGGCCGTCGGTGAAACTGATCAGCTCCGCCGATGAAACAGCTCGCGAGGTCAGCACGATCCTGTACGATAAAGGCCAGCTTGCGAGCAGCATGGAGAGCCCGGTGCATCAATTCTTCTGTACAGGAGATCCGGTTATTTTTCAGAGCATCGCGACCGAATGGCTCGGAGATCATATCAAGCGGACACCTGTTGTCTGGCAAATTACAAGGCTATAA
- a CDS encoding PadR family transcriptional regulator, with the protein MDRTSLIKGHLEMCVLAILSHGKSYGYEIMKELEKHRLKLKGVGSIYPILSKLKDQGWVTDTRELSESGKARVYYEITPSGDLFLDKKIQEWQELQQDIRSLLSSNVQRMADGVEQESQR; encoded by the coding sequence ATGGATAGAACAAGTTTAATAAAAGGGCATTTGGAGATGTGCGTATTGGCCATTCTGAGTCATGGCAAGAGTTATGGTTACGAGATCATGAAGGAGCTGGAGAAACACCGACTGAAATTGAAGGGAGTTGGAAGCATCTATCCCATCCTGTCCAAGCTGAAAGATCAGGGATGGGTGACGGATACGAGGGAGCTTAGCGAGAGCGGCAAAGCCAGAGTGTATTACGAAATAACGCCAAGCGGAGATTTGTTTCTGGATAAGAAAATCCAGGAGTGGCAGGAGCTGCAGCAGGATATTCGATCATTGCTTTCATCGAATGTACAGCGAATGGCAGATGGCGTGGAACAGGAGAGCCAGAGATGA
- a CDS encoding NAD(P)/FAD-dependent oxidoreductase, giving the protein MSKYDVIVVGAGPAGIFACYELTLKSPGSKVLLVDKGHDIYRRSCPILEEKIKLCPPAVGRKEFAGCLPACSITAGFGGAGAYSDGKFNITTEFGGWMTDYLPGSKVMELIEYVDAINLEHGATPAITDPTTNAIRDIEQRGYAAGLKLLRAQVRHLGTEQNLEILKSIYEYLKTRIDMAFRAEVEDIVTVKEDGAHRVTGIAMKGGEVHEANLVMVAPGRDGSAWLTSVLKKRRLKMHNNQVDVGVRVETSDVVMREINEHLYEGKFIFNTSVGTRVRTFCSNPSGHVVVENHSGVMAANGHSYKDPALGSANTNFALLVSHKFTEPFDKPNEYAREICKRANDLSSGGVIVQKYGDVLRGRRSTEGRIREGFLEPTLKEAVPGDLGLVLPYNTMKSLIEMVEALDKVTPGIASEHTLFYGVEAKFYSARPKLTESFETEIKGLYCGGDGAGITRGLAQAGAAGVWIAQNMLNQLSS; this is encoded by the coding sequence ATGAGCAAATATGATGTTATCGTTGTTGGTGCCGGTCCGGCCGGTATTTTCGCTTGTTATGAACTGACGTTAAAGTCACCAGGCAGCAAGGTGCTATTAGTTGACAAGGGACATGATATTTACCGGAGAAGCTGCCCGATCCTGGAGGAGAAGATTAAGCTCTGTCCACCGGCAGTAGGACGTAAGGAATTTGCCGGTTGTTTGCCGGCTTGCTCGATTACAGCCGGATTTGGCGGGGCAGGAGCATACAGCGACGGCAAATTCAACATAACCACGGAGTTTGGTGGCTGGATGACCGATTATTTGCCAGGCTCCAAAGTCATGGAGCTCATCGAATATGTGGACGCCATCAATCTGGAGCACGGAGCAACACCTGCCATCACGGATCCGACAACAAATGCGATCCGGGATATTGAACAGCGTGGATACGCAGCGGGCCTGAAGCTGCTTCGCGCTCAGGTAAGACATCTTGGAACCGAGCAGAATTTGGAGATACTGAAGTCGATATATGAATATTTGAAGACAAGAATTGATATGGCTTTTCGGGCGGAGGTCGAGGACATTGTCACCGTCAAAGAAGACGGAGCCCATCGCGTTACCGGCATCGCAATGAAAGGCGGGGAGGTCCATGAGGCGAATTTGGTGATGGTCGCCCCTGGCCGTGACGGCTCTGCCTGGTTGACCAGTGTATTGAAAAAACGCAGATTGAAAATGCATAATAACCAGGTGGACGTGGGCGTTCGGGTTGAAACCTCGGATGTGGTCATGCGCGAGATCAATGAGCATTTGTATGAAGGCAAATTCATCTTTAACACCTCGGTGGGAACCCGGGTGCGTACGTTCTGCAGCAATCCTTCCGGTCATGTTGTGGTTGAGAACCATAGCGGGGTTATGGCAGCCAATGGCCATTCTTATAAAGATCCGGCATTGGGATCAGCCAATACGAACTTTGCGCTGCTCGTATCCCATAAGTTTACGGAGCCGTTTGACAAGCCGAACGAATATGCGCGTGAAATATGCAAGCGGGCTAACGACCTATCCAGCGGCGGGGTTATTGTACAGAAATACGGCGACGTGCTCCGCGGCCGGAGATCCACCGAGGGCCGAATTCGCGAAGGGTTTCTGGAGCCGACGCTGAAGGAAGCCGTTCCAGGTGATCTTGGCTTGGTGCTGCCGTACAACACCATGAAAAGCCTGATCGAGATGGTCGAAGCGCTTGATAAAGTCACGCCGGGAATCGCGTCGGAGCACACATTGTTCTACGGGGTGGAGGCCAAGTTCTACTCCGCAAGACCGAAGCTGACGGAGTCCTTCGAGACGGAAATCAAGGGACTTTATTGTGGCGGTGATGGTGCGGGCATTACCAGGGGGCTTGCTCAGGCAGGAGCCGCCGGCGTCTGGATTGCCCAGAACATGCTGAATCAATTAAGTTCGTGA
- a CDS encoding M14 family metallopeptidase — protein MQQYVVQKGDTLRRVAARYSLAYEQLITANPWAAQQPYLQQGQMLYLPASLRRRYVIQEHDTFDSIANTFRFRKEALEELNPGLSAHHLPQGKTIVLPGTTPRRMIRLTGEYGPGDLERDIQEMQLRYPVIEWSVIGRSVLGKPLYAAKIGKGPKNLHINAALHANEWITTPCLMRFMEEYGRALSQESPVYFQEPDDWYRNYTLWVVPMANPDGVELVQEGVTPSHPYYERLLEWNGGREDFRRWKANINGVDLGDQFPAHWHEEVARRGKIRPSPQDYAGTKPLSEPEAEAVYQHTLSTSPERAISLHSQGREIYWNYRDYEPPESEDMARRLGQASGYRPVKLQGSDAGYKDWYIQHYRRPGFTVEIGYGMNPLPLEDFEDLCVEVGSILAAFMSLK, from the coding sequence ATGCAGCAATATGTCGTACAGAAAGGCGATACGCTAAGACGCGTGGCTGCCAGATATAGTCTGGCGTATGAACAGCTGATTACGGCGAATCCATGGGCGGCACAGCAGCCGTATCTCCAGCAGGGGCAAATGCTCTATCTTCCTGCATCGCTGCGCCGAAGGTATGTCATCCAGGAACATGATACCTTTGATAGTATTGCCAATACGTTCCGGTTTCGGAAGGAAGCATTGGAAGAACTGAATCCCGGGTTATCGGCTCATCATCTGCCGCAGGGGAAAACGATCGTTCTGCCGGGCACCACGCCTAGACGCATGATACGATTAACCGGCGAATACGGACCGGGGGATCTGGAACGCGATATACAAGAGATGCAGCTGCGTTACCCTGTTATCGAGTGGAGTGTCATCGGCCGAAGTGTGCTCGGCAAACCGCTATATGCGGCCAAAATCGGTAAAGGCCCCAAGAACCTGCATATCAATGCAGCACTTCATGCCAATGAATGGATCACAACCCCGTGTCTGATGCGATTCATGGAGGAGTACGGCAGGGCATTATCGCAAGAGTCACCGGTTTATTTTCAGGAGCCGGATGACTGGTACCGGAACTATACGTTATGGGTTGTGCCGATGGCTAACCCGGACGGGGTAGAGCTTGTACAAGAAGGAGTCACTCCTTCGCATCCCTATTATGAACGTCTGCTCGAGTGGAATGGCGGACGCGAGGATTTTAGGCGCTGGAAGGCTAATATAAACGGCGTGGATTTGGGTGACCAGTTCCCTGCACATTGGCATGAGGAAGTCGCACGAAGGGGTAAAATCCGTCCGTCTCCGCAGGATTATGCGGGGACTAAGCCGTTAAGCGAGCCGGAAGCCGAAGCTGTCTATCAGCATACATTATCGACATCTCCGGAACGGGCCATTTCCCTTCACAGCCAAGGGCGGGAAATCTACTGGAATTACAGGGACTACGAACCTCCGGAGAGTGAGGACATGGCCAGAAGATTAGGTCAGGCCAGCGGTTACAGGCCGGTGAAGCTGCAGGGTAGTGATGCGGGATATAAAGATTGGTATATTCAGCATTACCGGAGGCCGGGCTTTACCGTGGAGATTGGTTATGGGATGAATCCGCTGCCGCTTGAGGATTTCGAGGATTTGTGCGTCGAGGTGGGATCCATTCTAGCTGCGTTTATGTCTTTGAAATAG
- a CDS encoding Dabb family protein encodes MIKHIVFFKLKDSSAENIEKTVQVLRDMDGRIPMLRSLEAGADVIRSERSYDLALIVEVDNLEDLQAYAVHPVHQEVIQYINTVKDHTLSVDFEV; translated from the coding sequence ATGATTAAACATATTGTTTTTTTTAAATTGAAGGACTCATCCGCAGAGAATATTGAGAAGACGGTGCAGGTGCTGCGCGATATGGATGGCAGGATTCCGATGCTTAGATCCCTTGAGGCGGGCGCAGATGTAATTCGCTCGGAGCGTTCATATGACTTGGCATTGATCGTTGAAGTGGACAATCTTGAAGATTTGCAAGCATATGCCGTTCATCCTGTTCACCAGGAAGTGATCCAATACATCAATACGGTGAAAGATCATACGCTTAGCGTTGATTTTGAAGTGTAG
- a CDS encoding DUF86 domain-containing protein yields the protein MYYVNQEQIERRLSAIPEIAEGLRAAAQSWDGGLVLGLVQERALHLAIEVVTDVGSYLIDGFIMRDASSYEDIMDINHEEKVFPEEVHKVLLELVRLRKPLVQDYYDWERHTLHSLTPILPDVLEQFAGNVREYLKNEMY from the coding sequence GTGTATTATGTAAATCAAGAACAAATTGAACGGCGGCTGAGCGCGATTCCTGAAATTGCGGAAGGGTTGCGTGCTGCGGCACAATCATGGGACGGAGGCCTGGTGCTGGGGTTGGTTCAGGAGCGTGCGCTTCATCTGGCGATCGAAGTCGTGACGGATGTCGGCAGCTACTTGATTGACGGATTTATTATGCGGGATGCCAGCAGTTATGAAGATATCATGGATATTAATCATGAGGAAAAGGTATTCCCCGAAGAAGTTCATAAGGTGCTGCTGGAGCTGGTCCGATTACGCAAACCGCTCGTGCAGGACTACTATGATTGGGAGAGGCATACGCTTCATTCTTTAACCCCGATTCTGCCTGATGTGCTGGAGCAATTTGCGGGAAATGTCCGTGAGTATTTAAAGAACGAGATGTACTAA
- a CDS encoding iron-sulfur cluster assembly accessory protein, with amino-acid sequence MKCKITRNAAKVLKRELDKEENKDKKIRVLVTHAHGDHAHYGLDLDTPKENDVIVSTDKEIDVILEAGQPFLDGVKIDYLYFPQEGFVITNPSQGNHGDH; translated from the coding sequence GTGAAATGTAAAATTACCCGTAATGCCGCCAAGGTGTTAAAGAGAGAGCTGGACAAGGAAGAGAACAAGGACAAGAAAATTCGCGTACTGGTAACCCATGCGCATGGTGATCATGCCCACTACGGTCTGGATCTGGATACGCCGAAGGAAAATGATGTCATCGTATCCACAGATAAAGAGATCGACGTCATATTGGAAGCGGGACAACCTTTCCTGGACGGCGTCAAAATCGACTATCTTTATTTCCCTCAGGAAGGCTTTGTCATTACGAATCCGTCCCAGGGCAATCACGGCGACCACTAG
- a CDS encoding WD40/YVTN/BNR-like repeat-containing protein, whose product MRKPRKGLGFILLMLVAVSLSVGCQPSDEGYVAERSVEASKEDTQKTELSSGSEDHLGGGSDAAGSGAVAEQNDTDVTPDNQAAEPDVDLADVTAVRHINHNSGWIGGEGWIAFSDNGGTEWEVQAQPKGTVRQIFALNGKQAWTVMENNDLYRTTDGGETWIRIGSTPNAGFLHFISPETGFSGQAKTEDGGQTWSNLDIPDTTASSPATGAITDEAARAPKNEEAVSGSLYVVNTKPHN is encoded by the coding sequence GTGAGAAAACCTCGAAAAGGGCTGGGCTTTATTTTGTTGATGCTCGTAGCTGTGAGTTTGTCTGTTGGATGTCAACCATCGGATGAGGGGTATGTGGCTGAGCGCTCGGTGGAAGCTTCGAAGGAGGATACTCAGAAGACAGAGCTCTCTTCCGGATCAGAAGATCATTTAGGTGGAGGGAGCGACGCCGCAGGAAGCGGTGCGGTCGCAGAACAGAATGATACGGACGTAACTCCAGATAATCAGGCCGCTGAACCCGATGTGGATTTAGCAGATGTGACGGCGGTCCGGCACATTAATCATAACTCGGGCTGGATTGGTGGAGAAGGCTGGATTGCTTTTAGTGATAACGGTGGCACGGAATGGGAGGTTCAGGCTCAGCCAAAAGGCACCGTACGCCAAATCTTTGCACTGAATGGCAAGCAGGCCTGGACTGTGATGGAGAATAACGATCTGTACCGCACAACGGATGGCGGTGAGACGTGGATTCGGATTGGAAGCACGCCGAATGCCGGATTTCTTCATTTCATCTCACCTGAAACAGGATTCAGCGGGCAAGCCAAAACCGAGGACGGGGGCCAAACCTGGAGCAACCTGGATATACCGGATACGACCGCCAGCAGTCCTGCCACGGGAGCTATCACCGATGAAGCTGCCAGAGCTCCCAAGAACGAAGAGGCTGTTTCAGGATCGTTGTATGTTGTTAACACGAAACCCCATAACTGA
- a CDS encoding DUF948 domain-containing protein, which produces MTEWSALAAAIGIVLIAVAAVVMMVSVKKLIGRAETMLGRLEEDSARLTQEASQVLVQASVSLEMIQRQLAAGEAFAASMSDAASAVAKTADAVHAVGKKASITAIEHLERARLDNERQIGEMFRWVDAGMTLWHSWNKYTSKSGEGQAK; this is translated from the coding sequence ATGACAGAATGGAGTGCACTGGCTGCTGCCATCGGTATCGTTCTGATCGCGGTTGCGGCGGTGGTCATGATGGTGTCGGTTAAAAAGCTGATCGGGCGGGCCGAGACCATGCTGGGCCGGCTTGAGGAAGACAGTGCTCGATTGACACAGGAAGCCTCGCAAGTGCTGGTGCAGGCATCCGTCTCGTTAGAGATGATACAGCGTCAGCTGGCGGCAGGCGAAGCTTTTGCCGCTTCCATGTCCGATGCTGCGTCAGCGGTAGCCAAGACGGCCGATGCGGTTCATGCTGTAGGGAAAAAAGCTTCCATAACCGCCATTGAGCATCTGGAACGTGCTCGCCTCGATAATGAACGGCAGATCGGGGAGATGTTCCGGTGGGTTGATGCCGGAATGACGCTTTGGCATTCATGGAACAAGTACACCTCCAAGTCCGGCGAAGGGCAAGCCAAATAG
- a CDS encoding YtxH domain-containing protein: MKEKSKGLLWGVLIGSVAGSVTALLLAPKSGKELRNDIADGARGIGTKVQEAAEKVGEQGVNLIGIMTDRAENVISDIQSWRNRQESWLAEEEIAQVSSFDEDFEEDAYVPAAAEVKVND; this comes from the coding sequence ATGAAAGAGAAGAGCAAAGGACTCCTCTGGGGAGTATTGATCGGCAGTGTTGCAGGTTCTGTTACCGCACTTCTTCTGGCTCCAAAATCCGGCAAAGAGCTTCGGAATGACATTGCCGACGGCGCCCGCGGCATCGGCACCAAGGTGCAGGAGGCAGCAGAGAAGGTAGGAGAGCAGGGCGTCAACCTGATCGGCATCATGACGGACCGGGCGGAGAACGTGATCTCCGATATTCAGTCCTGGCGCAACCGGCAAGAAAGCTGGCTGGCGGAAGAGGAAATTGCGCAGGTTTCCTCGTTTGACGAGGATTTTGAAGAAGATGCCTATGTTCCCGCTGCTGCGGAAGTGAAGGTCAACGATTAA
- a CDS encoding serine hydrolase domain-containing protein, protein MRKKWTYVVLTVLAFVLPTWGNIVEAEEVMADKVDLYMKAAMEEYQIPGLSAAIVQDGDIVFTNSYGVTAEGSTVSSKTPFLLGSLSKSMTALGIVQLVESGQVELDESVGTYLPWFAAEASSEVSSITIRQLLAQTSGYSTYTGLAYSDVGAKDASALKENVRHLSNTKLNSPPGEQHQYSNANYMILGAVLEEVSGQSYADYMEQHVFGPLGMSTAAADQERAVQTGFEHGYQSWFGYPRVSSVPYDNSGASYGYISASIDDMARYLQFLLQDNDMLVSREYKELLLSPLVQHRPDRAYGFGWRISETEQGERMVWHSGSTPEARAEIFFVPERGVGAVILTNKDHILEEARLIQVSKDLRGILDGQDPKPPSAGIHPVIWGLAVTLIILLAIVIWMLLRMQKRSLKLYLTLPLSLFLFAVSAGIIPLFTRLTSSPWNSIRLFAPDIAYMTLGIAASLALMGLVLMYGTLVSRRKHLDSITRRA, encoded by the coding sequence GTGAGAAAGAAGTGGACGTATGTCGTATTAACCGTACTGGCTTTCGTGCTTCCGACATGGGGGAATATTGTTGAAGCAGAAGAAGTCATGGCTGATAAGGTTGACCTCTACATGAAAGCGGCGATGGAGGAATATCAAATTCCGGGTCTTTCCGCTGCCATCGTGCAGGATGGGGACATCGTGTTTACGAACAGTTATGGTGTTACAGCAGAGGGCAGTACGGTCAGCTCCAAAACTCCATTTTTACTCGGATCTCTCTCCAAATCCATGACGGCGTTAGGGATTGTCCAGCTTGTCGAGTCGGGCCAGGTCGAATTGGATGAATCCGTTGGGACCTATTTGCCGTGGTTTGCAGCCGAAGCGTCTTCTGAGGTATCGTCAATAACGATAAGGCAATTGCTGGCTCAGACGAGCGGATATAGTACATATACGGGCTTGGCGTATTCCGATGTGGGTGCGAAGGATGCTTCAGCCCTGAAAGAGAATGTGCGCCATCTCTCCAACACGAAGCTTAACAGTCCACCAGGGGAACAACATCAATACAGCAACGCCAATTACATGATTCTGGGAGCTGTTCTGGAGGAGGTGTCGGGTCAATCCTATGCCGATTATATGGAGCAGCATGTGTTTGGCCCGCTGGGCATGAGTACGGCTGCAGCCGATCAGGAGCGGGCGGTTCAAACCGGATTTGAACATGGGTATCAATCATGGTTCGGCTATCCGCGAGTGAGCAGCGTCCCCTATGACAACAGCGGTGCTTCTTATGGTTATATCTCGGCGAGTATCGATGATATGGCGCGGTATCTCCAATTTTTGCTCCAAGATAATGACATGTTGGTTAGTCGGGAATACAAGGAGCTGCTCCTGTCGCCTTTAGTTCAGCATCGACCGGATCGTGCCTATGGTTTTGGCTGGAGAATAAGCGAGACGGAACAAGGCGAGAGAATGGTATGGCACTCCGGATCAACACCGGAAGCACGGGCGGAAATCTTCTTCGTCCCGGAACGGGGCGTAGGGGCCGTTATTTTAACCAACAAGGACCACATTCTGGAGGAAGCCAGATTGATTCAGGTCTCCAAGGATTTGAGAGGGATATTAGACGGACAAGACCCGAAACCGCCTTCCGCTGGAATCCATCCGGTGATTTGGGGATTGGCGGTAACTTTGATCATTCTGCTCGCTATCGTGATATGGATGCTGCTAAGAATGCAGAAACGCAGCTTGAAGTTATATCTCACGCTTCCGCTGAGTTTGTTTCTCTTTGCGGTTTCAGCCGGCATCATTCCGCTCTTCACGCGGCTGACAAGCTCCCCTTGGAATTCCATACGACTTTTTGCACCGGACATTGCCTATATGACGCTGGGGATTGCAGCTAGCCTGGCATTGATGGGGCTTGTGCTGATGTACGGAACGCTTGTCAGCCGTAGGAAACATCTTGATTCGATTACCCGGCGCGCTTGA
- a CDS encoding nitric oxide synthase oxygenase: MEAAKQFIELCYAELNRTPEEAEARLMDIRSQIKLTGTYEHTLEELSHGAKMAWRNSNRCIGRLFWDRLKVVDARHLTETSDIFSALLHHIEIATNGGKIMPTITIFRAARPGEAPLMIKNHQLIRYAGYETPDGTVGDPASLSFTKECMDLGWRGDLTDYDVLPLVVQQGNEPPEWLPIPKSHVLEVPLEHPELPALKAEGVKWYGVPLISDMLLEIGGIMYTAAPFNGWYMGTEIGARNLADEGRYNKLPLIAKLMGQDTSSETTLWRDRALVELNAAVLYSYKKAGVSIVDHHSAASQFGLFEQREQQAGRELTGDWSWLIPPVSPATTHIFHNSYHNDIRSPNFHYRNKKK; this comes from the coding sequence ATGGAAGCTGCGAAGCAGTTTATCGAGCTTTGTTATGCAGAATTAAACCGTACCCCGGAAGAAGCCGAGGCCCGGCTCATGGACATCCGCTCACAGATCAAGCTGACAGGTACATATGAGCATACGCTTGAGGAACTATCGCATGGGGCCAAAATGGCTTGGAGAAACAGCAACCGCTGTATCGGCAGACTGTTTTGGGATCGCCTAAAGGTAGTCGATGCCAGGCACTTAACCGAGACCTCTGACATTTTCTCAGCACTCCTTCATCATATCGAGATTGCCACCAATGGCGGAAAAATCATGCCTACGATTACGATTTTCAGGGCTGCACGTCCAGGGGAGGCCCCATTGATGATCAAAAACCACCAATTGATTCGGTATGCGGGTTACGAAACGCCAGACGGGACGGTTGGCGACCCGGCTTCCCTCTCCTTCACGAAGGAATGCATGGATCTGGGATGGCGGGGAGACTTGACCGACTATGATGTGCTGCCACTGGTTGTGCAGCAGGGGAATGAGCCTCCGGAATGGCTTCCGATACCGAAATCCCACGTGCTGGAGGTCCCCTTGGAGCATCCCGAACTTCCTGCTCTGAAAGCGGAAGGAGTAAAATGGTATGGGGTGCCTCTCATCTCGGACATGCTGCTTGAAATCGGCGGCATTATGTATACGGCCGCGCCGTTCAACGGCTGGTATATGGGAACCGAGATCGGAGCCCGTAACCTTGCAGACGAAGGGCGCTACAACAAGCTTCCGCTTATTGCCAAGCTGATGGGACAGGATACTTCCAGCGAAACGACCTTATGGAGAGATCGCGCGTTGGTCGAGCTCAATGCTGCCGTACTCTATTCCTATAAAAAAGCTGGCGTCAGCATCGTGGACCATCATTCGGCAGCATCCCAGTTCGGTTTGTTTGAACAGCGGGAACAGCAGGCCGGGCGGGAGCTCACAGGGGATTGGAGTTGGCTGATTCCTCCGGTCTCGCCCGCTACAACACATATTTTCCACAACTCTTATCATAACGACATCCGTTCGCCGAATTTTCATTACAGGAACAAGAAAAAGTAG
- a CDS encoding helix-turn-helix domain-containing protein, translated as MPTQLQQEKHSIEAWSLINRKYLGKGVRVKRFRRPTRCQIRNRVLLAVLMANDIKLSQLAEELGVSSRSVSAWVYEGRVPGKNNLERACDYLGYPRHILFREELLDKSPLICQPAPSRFMKRTLTRSPVSNRILTGLCMVHDLSVSDVSRWIGVHPGTFRKWLHQGTVPSAAFQEKAEQFFRIPKSVLFADCALKQNS; from the coding sequence ATGCCTACACAACTGCAGCAAGAAAAACACTCCATTGAGGCGTGGTCCCTGATCAATCGTAAATATTTGGGGAAAGGTGTGCGAGTCAAGCGCTTTCGCCGGCCGACCCGCTGCCAAATTCGCAACCGCGTCCTACTAGCCGTACTTATGGCCAACGATATCAAATTATCGCAATTGGCCGAGGAACTGGGAGTATCCTCTCGTAGTGTCAGCGCCTGGGTATATGAGGGACGCGTTCCCGGAAAAAACAACCTGGAGAGGGCCTGCGACTATTTGGGTTATCCCCGTCACATTCTCTTCAGGGAGGAACTGCTGGACAAGTCACCTTTAATCTGCCAGCCGGCACCTTCCCGCTTCATGAAACGCACCCTGACACGCTCACCCGTTAGCAATCGGATTCTGACAGGCCTGTGCATGGTTCATGACTTGTCGGTAAGCGATGTTAGCCGCTGGATCGGCGTACATCCTGGCACATTCCGCAAATGGCTGCACCAGGGCACCGTACCATCCGCAGCGTTCCAGGAAAAAGCGGAACAGTTCTTCCGGATCCCTAAATCTGTTCTATTTGCAGATTGCGCACTAAAGCAAAATTCATAA